The following proteins are co-located in the Doryrhamphus excisus isolate RoL2022-K1 chromosome 15, RoL_Dexc_1.0, whole genome shotgun sequence genome:
- the srrm2 gene encoding serine/arginine repetitive matrix protein 2 isoform X1 — protein MYNGIGLTTPRGSGTNGYVQRNLSSLRAKRPRDERGGERDEKDRERLESQLNRQPNAAILEHQRKRQLEVECAKLQDMMEEQGYSAEEIEEKVSSFRMMLQEQQETPASGDKATLTETHALAAANQQKNDRLRAAFGISSDYVDGSSFHADRKEKEKEKREQERLEKERQQQQYTLVEDSDDSDSPPKKRSRKKKKKKNKRAGSPSRSPSSRREKRSKKKKKKREPSRDEQQDGSSYEKQKASKHEKKKGASKSPARKEVVRHRSVSSASSLSRSPSPLRSRPHKEDNARRPPSPHRRADQQQQRLPPAGGHKKKREKDAERTKTKTSVTKRRDSSSPSPPRERSRDVQKRRRSRSKEPEKRRQAMEGERRRRSPSKDAEKQGGVESGQEPRNRDVDRKRRSGSRGKTSPPRRMRHDSSSPSPPKVDSRRRGSRGVEREEDRSLRKQGDTKITPPPPPERRTRGESRSPPPRTNDTPRLRSPPRQEEDTRRRADERGRGLEGSRKPSQAAGSKTSEGGRKETQGDRRRKQVEDSSGNSSSSSTSSSSSSSSSSSSSEDEDKEKISSSAVGAAVQRYANGRTRSSASPTATRTQADGSERRPHPAPLPPPPRRSPSSPPGPRRTGPDRLVMFDQTRRAAKSTSSSRRSRSPPTRATPPKQYQDPLPHPRRTSPSHDRDRDRQRDRGLERASRRSSSRTRSPMRINGSRNRSPRRRSGSRNRSPRRRSASRNRSPRRRSASRNRSPRRRSASRNRSPRRRSASRNRSPRRRSASRNRSPRRRSASRNRSPRRRSASRNRSPRRRSSSRNRSPRRRSSSRNRSPRRRSASRNRSPRRSPVVRCRRPPSPPRRRRSSGSPSPPLKKQIPRPPSPGTRGCRDREGLSEAVKERGREKDRAPVKDTRQLGRSSSSSSSSSSSSSTSSSSSSSPPPVHSRQKHDVTEDKEGKRREGGMQKSGSASSSVPCRDAAVTSRSPAGGQSQHKDSSRAPKPPPQEAQVERALNGKEEKKQSSSSSSSSSSSSSSSSSSSSSSSDSSDSEDQARKERKGSDKAQPSRSSSSSETDHKTTTTKKRRLPADSLRDSRSLSYSPPRHMRGAPANRSRRSGDDRQAARRAAAGGNEPLRRVWVM, from the exons ATGTACAATGGCATAGGCCTGACCACTCCTCGGGGCAGCGGCACCAATGGCTACGTGCAGCGGAACTTGTCCAGCCTGCGAGCGAAGCGGCCGCGAGATGAACGCGGTggcgaacgggacgagaaggACCGGGAGAGGCTGGAGAGTCAGCTCAACAGGCAGCCCAACGCCGCCATCCTGGAGCACCAGAGGAAGAGACAGCTGGAGGTGGAGTGCGCCAAGCTGCAGGACATGATGGAGGAGCAAGG GTACTCGGCGGAGGAGATTGAGGAGAAGGTGAGCAGCTTTCGAATGATGCTGCAGGAACAGCAGGAGACGCCCGCCTCCGGTGACAAAGCCAC CCTGACGGAAACTCACGCTCTGGCTGCCGCCAACCAGCAGAAGAACGATCGTCTGCGGGCGGCCTTTGGGATCTCCAGCGACTACGTGGACGGCTCGTCGTTTCATGCCGACcgcaaggagaaggagaaggagaaacgAGAGCAGGAGCGTCTGGAGAAggagcggcagcagcagcagtacac GTTGGTAGAAGACTCCGACGACTCGGATTCCCCGCCAAAGAAACGCAGtcgcaagaagaagaagaagaagaacaagagaGCTGG CTCGCCGAGCCGCTCACCGTCTTCTCGCCGTGAGAAAAgatccaagaagaagaagaagaaacg AGAACCTTCTCGGGACGAGCAGCAAGACGG TTCCTCATACGAGAAGCAGAAGGCGTCCAAGCATGAGAAGAAGAAAGGAGCGAGTAAAAGTCCTGCGAGGAAGGAGGTGGTGCGGCACAGGAGCGTCTCGTCCGCGTCGTCTCTCAG TCGCTCCCCTTCACCGTTGAGGTCTCGTCCGCACAAAGAGGACAACGCACGCAGACCGCCGTCTCCACACAGGAGAGCAGACCAGCAGCAGCAAAGACTACCTCCTGCAGGAGGTCACAAG aagaagagagagaaggACGCAGAGAGGACAAAGACCAAGACCTCCGTCACTAAAAGACGAGACTCCTCATCTCCTTCTCCTCCCCGGGAGAGAAGCAGAGACGTGCAGAAGAGGAGGCGCTCCAGGAGCAAAGAGCCTGAAAAGAGGAGGCAAGCTATGGAGGGGGAGCGGCGGAGAAGATCCCCGAGCAAAGACGCAGAAAAGCAGGGAGGTGTAGAAAGTGGACAAGAGCCGAGGAACAGAGACGTGGACAGGAAGAGACGTTCAGGGAGCAGAGGAAAGACGTCTCCCCCCCGCAGGATGAGACACGActcctcttctccttctcctcctaaAGTGGACAGCAGGAGGAGAGGCAGCAGAGGTGTGGAACGCGAGGAGGACAGGAGCCTCAGGAAACAAGGAGACACAAAGATAACACCTCCGCCTCCTCCCGAAAGGAGGACCAGAGGAGAAAGCAGGTCTCCTCCTCCGAGGACCAATGACACGCCCCGCCTCCGCTCACCCCCCAGACAGGAAGAGGACACGAGGCGCAGAGCAGACGAGCGAGGGCGGGGCCTGGAAGGAAGCAGGAAGCCAAGCCAGGCGGCAGGAAGCAAGACGAGTGAAGGCGGGAGGAAGGAGACGCAAGGAGACAGAAGAAGGAAGCAGGTGGAGGACAGCAGCGGCaactcctcgtcttcctccacctcatcctcctcctcgtcttcctcctcatcttcctcctctgagGATGAGGACAAAGAAAAGATTTCTTCGTCTGCAGTCGGGGCGGCCGTTCAACGCTACGCCAACGGACGCACGCGAAGCTCCGCCTCCCCCACAGCGACCCGGACACAGGCGGACGGCAGTGAGCGACGCCCCCACCCGGCACCTCTGCCCCCGCCTCCAAGACGCAGTCCCAGTTCACCCCCCGGCCCCCGCCGAACTGGACCTGATAGGCTGGTCATGTTTGACCAGACCAGAAGGGCCGCCAAGTCGACTTCCTCAAGCAGGAGGTCACGCTCCCCCCCGACCCGTGCCACCCCACCCAAACAGTACCAGGACCCACTTCCACACCCCAGGAGAACCAGTCCTTCTCATGACAGGGACCGAGATCGGCAGAGGGACAGAGGACTGGAGCGTGCTTCCAGACGCAGTAGTTCCAGGACCAGGAGCCCGATGAGGATCAATGGATCAAGGAACCGGAGCCCCAGGAGGCGCAGCGGATCAAGGAACCGGAGCCCCAGGAGgcgcagcgcttccaggaaccgGAGCCCCAGGAGgcgcagcgcttccaggaaccgGAGCCCCAGGAGgcgcagcgcttccaggaaccgAAGCCCCAGGAGgcgcagcgcttccaggaaccgAAGTCCCAGGAGgcgcagcgcttccaggaaccgAAGTCCCAGGAGgcgcagcgcttccaggaaccgAAGCCCCAGGAGgcgcagcgcttccaggaaccgAAGCCCCAGGAGGCGCAGCAGTTCCAGGAACCGGAGCCCCAGGAGGCGCAGCAGTTCCAGGAACCGGAGCCCCAGGAGgcgcagcgcttccaggaaccgGAGCCCCAGGAGGAGCCCTGTTGTCAG GTGCCGCCGCCCTCCTTCACCGCCACGCAGGAGGCGGAGCAGCGGCTCGCCTTCGCCTCCGCTCAAGAAGCAAATCCCTCGACCTCCGTCGCCGGGGACGAGGGGCTGCAGAGACAGGGAGGGTCTGAGCGAGGCGGTCAAAGAGCGAGGGAGAGAGAAGGACCGCGCCCCTGTGAAAGACACCCGTCAGCTCGGCAGATCTTCATCctcgtcttcatcatcttcctccagctcctccacttcctcctcctcctcatcctcccctCCGCCTGTCCACAGCAGACAAAAACATGATGTGACAGAAGACAAGGAGGGCAAAAGGCGAGAAGGCGGGATGCAGAAAAGTGGCTCCGCCTCCTCGTCCGTTCCTTGCAGAGACGCCGCTGTGACCTCCAGGTCGCCGGCTGgcggccaatcacagcacaaGGACTCCTCACGTGCTCCCAAGCCGCCGCCTCAGGAAGCGCAAGTGGAGCGTGCACTCAACGGGAAGGAGGAGAAGAAACAAAGCAGCagctcctcttcatcctcatcttcctcctcctcctcctcctcatcttcctcctcctcctcctcagacaGCTCTGACTCTGAGGACCAAGCAAGGAAAGAAAGGAAAGG GAGCGACAAAGCTCAGCCTTCgcgctcctcttcctcttctgagACGGACCACaagacgacgacgacgaagaagaggag GCTGCCGGCCGACTCGCTACGAGACTCCCGCTCGCTCAGTTACTCTCCTCCACGACATATGCGAGGAGCGCCCGCCAACCGGAGCCGCAGGTCAGGTGACG ATCGCCAGGCCGCACGTcgggcagcagcaggaggaaatGAGCCCTTGAGACGTGTGTGGGTCATGTGA
- the srrm2 gene encoding serine/arginine repetitive matrix protein 2 isoform X2, producing MYNGIGLTTPRGSGTNGYVQRNLSSLRAKRPRDERGGERDEKDRERLESQLNRQPNAAILEHQRKRQLEVECAKLQDMMEEQGYSAEEIEEKVSSFRMMLQEQQETPASGDKATLTETHALAAANQQKNDRLRAAFGISSDYVDGSSFHADRKEKEKEKREQERLEKERQQQQYTLVEDSDDSDSPPKKRSRKKKKKKNKRAGSPSRSPSSRREKRSKKKKKKREPSRDEQQDGSSYEKQKASKHEKKKGASKSPARKEVVRHRSVSSASSLSRSPSPLRSRPHKEDNARRPPSPHRRADQQQQRLPPAGGHKKREKDAERTKTKTSVTKRRDSSSPSPPRERSRDVQKRRRSRSKEPEKRRQAMEGERRRRSPSKDAEKQGGVESGQEPRNRDVDRKRRSGSRGKTSPPRRMRHDSSSPSPPKVDSRRRGSRGVEREEDRSLRKQGDTKITPPPPPERRTRGESRSPPPRTNDTPRLRSPPRQEEDTRRRADERGRGLEGSRKPSQAAGSKTSEGGRKETQGDRRRKQVEDSSGNSSSSSTSSSSSSSSSSSSSEDEDKEKISSSAVGAAVQRYANGRTRSSASPTATRTQADGSERRPHPAPLPPPPRRSPSSPPGPRRTGPDRLVMFDQTRRAAKSTSSSRRSRSPPTRATPPKQYQDPLPHPRRTSPSHDRDRDRQRDRGLERASRRSSSRTRSPMRINGSRNRSPRRRSGSRNRSPRRRSASRNRSPRRRSASRNRSPRRRSASRNRSPRRRSASRNRSPRRRSASRNRSPRRRSASRNRSPRRRSASRNRSPRRRSSSRNRSPRRRSSSRNRSPRRRSASRNRSPRRSPVVRCRRPPSPPRRRRSSGSPSPPLKKQIPRPPSPGTRGCRDREGLSEAVKERGREKDRAPVKDTRQLGRSSSSSSSSSSSSSTSSSSSSSPPPVHSRQKHDVTEDKEGKRREGGMQKSGSASSSVPCRDAAVTSRSPAGGQSQHKDSSRAPKPPPQEAQVERALNGKEEKKQSSSSSSSSSSSSSSSSSSSSSSSDSSDSEDQARKERKGSDKAQPSRSSSSSETDHKTTTTKKRRLPADSLRDSRSLSYSPPRHMRGAPANRSRRSGDDRQAARRAAAGGNEPLRRVWVM from the exons ATGTACAATGGCATAGGCCTGACCACTCCTCGGGGCAGCGGCACCAATGGCTACGTGCAGCGGAACTTGTCCAGCCTGCGAGCGAAGCGGCCGCGAGATGAACGCGGTggcgaacgggacgagaaggACCGGGAGAGGCTGGAGAGTCAGCTCAACAGGCAGCCCAACGCCGCCATCCTGGAGCACCAGAGGAAGAGACAGCTGGAGGTGGAGTGCGCCAAGCTGCAGGACATGATGGAGGAGCAAGG GTACTCGGCGGAGGAGATTGAGGAGAAGGTGAGCAGCTTTCGAATGATGCTGCAGGAACAGCAGGAGACGCCCGCCTCCGGTGACAAAGCCAC CCTGACGGAAACTCACGCTCTGGCTGCCGCCAACCAGCAGAAGAACGATCGTCTGCGGGCGGCCTTTGGGATCTCCAGCGACTACGTGGACGGCTCGTCGTTTCATGCCGACcgcaaggagaaggagaaggagaaacgAGAGCAGGAGCGTCTGGAGAAggagcggcagcagcagcagtacac GTTGGTAGAAGACTCCGACGACTCGGATTCCCCGCCAAAGAAACGCAGtcgcaagaagaagaagaagaagaacaagagaGCTGG CTCGCCGAGCCGCTCACCGTCTTCTCGCCGTGAGAAAAgatccaagaagaagaagaagaaacg AGAACCTTCTCGGGACGAGCAGCAAGACGG TTCCTCATACGAGAAGCAGAAGGCGTCCAAGCATGAGAAGAAGAAAGGAGCGAGTAAAAGTCCTGCGAGGAAGGAGGTGGTGCGGCACAGGAGCGTCTCGTCCGCGTCGTCTCTCAG TCGCTCCCCTTCACCGTTGAGGTCTCGTCCGCACAAAGAGGACAACGCACGCAGACCGCCGTCTCCACACAGGAGAGCAGACCAGCAGCAGCAAAGACTACCTCCTGCAGGAGGTCACAAG aagagagagaaggACGCAGAGAGGACAAAGACCAAGACCTCCGTCACTAAAAGACGAGACTCCTCATCTCCTTCTCCTCCCCGGGAGAGAAGCAGAGACGTGCAGAAGAGGAGGCGCTCCAGGAGCAAAGAGCCTGAAAAGAGGAGGCAAGCTATGGAGGGGGAGCGGCGGAGAAGATCCCCGAGCAAAGACGCAGAAAAGCAGGGAGGTGTAGAAAGTGGACAAGAGCCGAGGAACAGAGACGTGGACAGGAAGAGACGTTCAGGGAGCAGAGGAAAGACGTCTCCCCCCCGCAGGATGAGACACGActcctcttctccttctcctcctaaAGTGGACAGCAGGAGGAGAGGCAGCAGAGGTGTGGAACGCGAGGAGGACAGGAGCCTCAGGAAACAAGGAGACACAAAGATAACACCTCCGCCTCCTCCCGAAAGGAGGACCAGAGGAGAAAGCAGGTCTCCTCCTCCGAGGACCAATGACACGCCCCGCCTCCGCTCACCCCCCAGACAGGAAGAGGACACGAGGCGCAGAGCAGACGAGCGAGGGCGGGGCCTGGAAGGAAGCAGGAAGCCAAGCCAGGCGGCAGGAAGCAAGACGAGTGAAGGCGGGAGGAAGGAGACGCAAGGAGACAGAAGAAGGAAGCAGGTGGAGGACAGCAGCGGCaactcctcgtcttcctccacctcatcctcctcctcgtcttcctcctcatcttcctcctctgagGATGAGGACAAAGAAAAGATTTCTTCGTCTGCAGTCGGGGCGGCCGTTCAACGCTACGCCAACGGACGCACGCGAAGCTCCGCCTCCCCCACAGCGACCCGGACACAGGCGGACGGCAGTGAGCGACGCCCCCACCCGGCACCTCTGCCCCCGCCTCCAAGACGCAGTCCCAGTTCACCCCCCGGCCCCCGCCGAACTGGACCTGATAGGCTGGTCATGTTTGACCAGACCAGAAGGGCCGCCAAGTCGACTTCCTCAAGCAGGAGGTCACGCTCCCCCCCGACCCGTGCCACCCCACCCAAACAGTACCAGGACCCACTTCCACACCCCAGGAGAACCAGTCCTTCTCATGACAGGGACCGAGATCGGCAGAGGGACAGAGGACTGGAGCGTGCTTCCAGACGCAGTAGTTCCAGGACCAGGAGCCCGATGAGGATCAATGGATCAAGGAACCGGAGCCCCAGGAGGCGCAGCGGATCAAGGAACCGGAGCCCCAGGAGgcgcagcgcttccaggaaccgGAGCCCCAGGAGgcgcagcgcttccaggaaccgGAGCCCCAGGAGgcgcagcgcttccaggaaccgAAGCCCCAGGAGgcgcagcgcttccaggaaccgAAGTCCCAGGAGgcgcagcgcttccaggaaccgAAGTCCCAGGAGgcgcagcgcttccaggaaccgAAGCCCCAGGAGgcgcagcgcttccaggaaccgAAGCCCCAGGAGGCGCAGCAGTTCCAGGAACCGGAGCCCCAGGAGGCGCAGCAGTTCCAGGAACCGGAGCCCCAGGAGgcgcagcgcttccaggaaccgGAGCCCCAGGAGGAGCCCTGTTGTCAG GTGCCGCCGCCCTCCTTCACCGCCACGCAGGAGGCGGAGCAGCGGCTCGCCTTCGCCTCCGCTCAAGAAGCAAATCCCTCGACCTCCGTCGCCGGGGACGAGGGGCTGCAGAGACAGGGAGGGTCTGAGCGAGGCGGTCAAAGAGCGAGGGAGAGAGAAGGACCGCGCCCCTGTGAAAGACACCCGTCAGCTCGGCAGATCTTCATCctcgtcttcatcatcttcctccagctcctccacttcctcctcctcctcatcctcccctCCGCCTGTCCACAGCAGACAAAAACATGATGTGACAGAAGACAAGGAGGGCAAAAGGCGAGAAGGCGGGATGCAGAAAAGTGGCTCCGCCTCCTCGTCCGTTCCTTGCAGAGACGCCGCTGTGACCTCCAGGTCGCCGGCTGgcggccaatcacagcacaaGGACTCCTCACGTGCTCCCAAGCCGCCGCCTCAGGAAGCGCAAGTGGAGCGTGCACTCAACGGGAAGGAGGAGAAGAAACAAAGCAGCagctcctcttcatcctcatcttcctcctcctcctcctcctcatcttcctcctcctcctcctcagacaGCTCTGACTCTGAGGACCAAGCAAGGAAAGAAAGGAAAGG GAGCGACAAAGCTCAGCCTTCgcgctcctcttcctcttctgagACGGACCACaagacgacgacgacgaagaagaggag GCTGCCGGCCGACTCGCTACGAGACTCCCGCTCGCTCAGTTACTCTCCTCCACGACATATGCGAGGAGCGCCCGCCAACCGGAGCCGCAGGTCAGGTGACG ATCGCCAGGCCGCACGTcgggcagcagcaggaggaaatGAGCCCTTGAGACGTGTGTGGGTCATGTGA
- the srrm2 gene encoding serine/arginine repetitive matrix protein 2 isoform X3, with product MYNGIGLTTPRGSGTNGYVQRNLSSLRAKRPRDERGGERDEKDRERLESQLNRQPNAAILEHQRKRQLEVECAKLQDMMEEQGYSAEEIEEKVSSFRMMLQEQQETPASGDKATLTETHALAAANQQKNDRLRAAFGISSDYVDGSSFHADRKEKEKEKREQERLEKERQQQQYTLVEDSDDSDSPPKKRSRKKKKKKNKRAGSPSRSPSSRREKRSKKKKKKREPSRDEQQDGSSYEKQKASKHEKKKGASKSPARKEVVRHRSVSSASSLSRSPSPLRSRPHKEDNARRPPSPHRRADQQQQRLPPAGGHKKKREKDAERTKTKTSVTKRRDSSSPSPPRERSRDVQKRRRSRSKEPEKRRQAMEGERRRRSPSKDAEKQGGVESGQEPRNRDVDRKRRSGSRGKTSPPRRMRHDSSSPSPPKVDSRRRGSRGVEREEDRSLRKQGDTKITPPPPPERRTRGESRSPPPRTNDTPRLRSPPRQEEDTRRRADERGRGLEGSRKPSQAAGSKTSEGGRKETQGDRRRKQVEDSSGNSSSSSTSSSSSSSSSSSSSEDEDKEKISSSAVGAAVQRYANGRTRSSASPTATRTQADGSERRPHPAPLPPPPRRSPSSPPGPRRTGPDRLVMFDQTRRAAKSTSSSRRSRSPPTRATPPKQYQDPLPHPRRTSPSHDRDRDRQRDRGLERASRRSSSRTRSPMRINGSRNRSPRRRSGSRNRSPRRRSASRNRSPRRRSASRNRSPRRRSASRNRSPRRRSASRNRSPRRRSASRNRSPRRRSASRNRSPRRRSASRNRSPRRRSSSRNRSPRRRSSSRNRSPRRRSASRNRSPRRSPVVRCRRPPSPPRRRRSSGSPSPPLKKQIPRPPSPGTRGCRDREGLSEAVKERGREKDRAPVKDTRQLGRSSSSSSSSSSSSSTSSSSSSSPPPVHSRQKHDVTEDKEGKRREGGMQKSGSASSSVPCRDAAVTSRSPAGGQSQHKDSSRAPKPPPQEAQVERALNGKEEKKQSSSSSSSSSSSSSSSSSSSSSSSDSSDSEDQARKERKGSDKAQPSRSSSSSETDHKTTTTKKRRLPADSLRDSRSLSYSPPRHMRGAPANRSRSRSPGRTSGSSRRK from the exons ATGTACAATGGCATAGGCCTGACCACTCCTCGGGGCAGCGGCACCAATGGCTACGTGCAGCGGAACTTGTCCAGCCTGCGAGCGAAGCGGCCGCGAGATGAACGCGGTggcgaacgggacgagaaggACCGGGAGAGGCTGGAGAGTCAGCTCAACAGGCAGCCCAACGCCGCCATCCTGGAGCACCAGAGGAAGAGACAGCTGGAGGTGGAGTGCGCCAAGCTGCAGGACATGATGGAGGAGCAAGG GTACTCGGCGGAGGAGATTGAGGAGAAGGTGAGCAGCTTTCGAATGATGCTGCAGGAACAGCAGGAGACGCCCGCCTCCGGTGACAAAGCCAC CCTGACGGAAACTCACGCTCTGGCTGCCGCCAACCAGCAGAAGAACGATCGTCTGCGGGCGGCCTTTGGGATCTCCAGCGACTACGTGGACGGCTCGTCGTTTCATGCCGACcgcaaggagaaggagaaggagaaacgAGAGCAGGAGCGTCTGGAGAAggagcggcagcagcagcagtacac GTTGGTAGAAGACTCCGACGACTCGGATTCCCCGCCAAAGAAACGCAGtcgcaagaagaagaagaagaagaacaagagaGCTGG CTCGCCGAGCCGCTCACCGTCTTCTCGCCGTGAGAAAAgatccaagaagaagaagaagaaacg AGAACCTTCTCGGGACGAGCAGCAAGACGG TTCCTCATACGAGAAGCAGAAGGCGTCCAAGCATGAGAAGAAGAAAGGAGCGAGTAAAAGTCCTGCGAGGAAGGAGGTGGTGCGGCACAGGAGCGTCTCGTCCGCGTCGTCTCTCAG TCGCTCCCCTTCACCGTTGAGGTCTCGTCCGCACAAAGAGGACAACGCACGCAGACCGCCGTCTCCACACAGGAGAGCAGACCAGCAGCAGCAAAGACTACCTCCTGCAGGAGGTCACAAG aagaagagagagaaggACGCAGAGAGGACAAAGACCAAGACCTCCGTCACTAAAAGACGAGACTCCTCATCTCCTTCTCCTCCCCGGGAGAGAAGCAGAGACGTGCAGAAGAGGAGGCGCTCCAGGAGCAAAGAGCCTGAAAAGAGGAGGCAAGCTATGGAGGGGGAGCGGCGGAGAAGATCCCCGAGCAAAGACGCAGAAAAGCAGGGAGGTGTAGAAAGTGGACAAGAGCCGAGGAACAGAGACGTGGACAGGAAGAGACGTTCAGGGAGCAGAGGAAAGACGTCTCCCCCCCGCAGGATGAGACACGActcctcttctccttctcctcctaaAGTGGACAGCAGGAGGAGAGGCAGCAGAGGTGTGGAACGCGAGGAGGACAGGAGCCTCAGGAAACAAGGAGACACAAAGATAACACCTCCGCCTCCTCCCGAAAGGAGGACCAGAGGAGAAAGCAGGTCTCCTCCTCCGAGGACCAATGACACGCCCCGCCTCCGCTCACCCCCCAGACAGGAAGAGGACACGAGGCGCAGAGCAGACGAGCGAGGGCGGGGCCTGGAAGGAAGCAGGAAGCCAAGCCAGGCGGCAGGAAGCAAGACGAGTGAAGGCGGGAGGAAGGAGACGCAAGGAGACAGAAGAAGGAAGCAGGTGGAGGACAGCAGCGGCaactcctcgtcttcctccacctcatcctcctcctcgtcttcctcctcatcttcctcctctgagGATGAGGACAAAGAAAAGATTTCTTCGTCTGCAGTCGGGGCGGCCGTTCAACGCTACGCCAACGGACGCACGCGAAGCTCCGCCTCCCCCACAGCGACCCGGACACAGGCGGACGGCAGTGAGCGACGCCCCCACCCGGCACCTCTGCCCCCGCCTCCAAGACGCAGTCCCAGTTCACCCCCCGGCCCCCGCCGAACTGGACCTGATAGGCTGGTCATGTTTGACCAGACCAGAAGGGCCGCCAAGTCGACTTCCTCAAGCAGGAGGTCACGCTCCCCCCCGACCCGTGCCACCCCACCCAAACAGTACCAGGACCCACTTCCACACCCCAGGAGAACCAGTCCTTCTCATGACAGGGACCGAGATCGGCAGAGGGACAGAGGACTGGAGCGTGCTTCCAGACGCAGTAGTTCCAGGACCAGGAGCCCGATGAGGATCAATGGATCAAGGAACCGGAGCCCCAGGAGGCGCAGCGGATCAAGGAACCGGAGCCCCAGGAGgcgcagcgcttccaggaaccgGAGCCCCAGGAGgcgcagcgcttccaggaaccgGAGCCCCAGGAGgcgcagcgcttccaggaaccgAAGCCCCAGGAGgcgcagcgcttccaggaaccgAAGTCCCAGGAGgcgcagcgcttccaggaaccgAAGTCCCAGGAGgcgcagcgcttccaggaaccgAAGCCCCAGGAGgcgcagcgcttccaggaaccgAAGCCCCAGGAGGCGCAGCAGTTCCAGGAACCGGAGCCCCAGGAGGCGCAGCAGTTCCAGGAACCGGAGCCCCAGGAGgcgcagcgcttccaggaaccgGAGCCCCAGGAGGAGCCCTGTTGTCAG GTGCCGCCGCCCTCCTTCACCGCCACGCAGGAGGCGGAGCAGCGGCTCGCCTTCGCCTCCGCTCAAGAAGCAAATCCCTCGACCTCCGTCGCCGGGGACGAGGGGCTGCAGAGACAGGGAGGGTCTGAGCGAGGCGGTCAAAGAGCGAGGGAGAGAGAAGGACCGCGCCCCTGTGAAAGACACCCGTCAGCTCGGCAGATCTTCATCctcgtcttcatcatcttcctccagctcctccacttcctcctcctcctcatcctcccctCCGCCTGTCCACAGCAGACAAAAACATGATGTGACAGAAGACAAGGAGGGCAAAAGGCGAGAAGGCGGGATGCAGAAAAGTGGCTCCGCCTCCTCGTCCGTTCCTTGCAGAGACGCCGCTGTGACCTCCAGGTCGCCGGCTGgcggccaatcacagcacaaGGACTCCTCACGTGCTCCCAAGCCGCCGCCTCAGGAAGCGCAAGTGGAGCGTGCACTCAACGGGAAGGAGGAGAAGAAACAAAGCAGCagctcctcttcatcctcatcttcctcctcctcctcctcctcatcttcctcctcctcctcctcagacaGCTCTGACTCTGAGGACCAAGCAAGGAAAGAAAGGAAAGG GAGCGACAAAGCTCAGCCTTCgcgctcctcttcctcttctgagACGGACCACaagacgacgacgacgaagaagaggag GCTGCCGGCCGACTCGCTACGAGACTCCCGCTCGCTCAGTTACTCTCCTCCACGACATATGCGAGGAGCGCCCGCCAACCGGAGCCGCAG CAGATCGCCAGGCCGCACGTcgggcagcagcaggaggaaatGA